Within the Miscanthus floridulus cultivar M001 chromosome 17, ASM1932011v1, whole genome shotgun sequence genome, the region TCGGCGGCGGGAGAcgagagaggagggggcggcgggAGGATGGGGGTACCTGGATCTGGGCGGAGACGGCGCGCTGGAGAGCCGGCGGCGCGCGTGAGGAGGGAGGGGACTAGGGGAGGGAACGGATGTGGTGGGAGGGATCTGAATTCTACAAGAGCCTCGGGGAAACTGAAGCCGGAGGCGGTGGAGCTGGAAACGTGGAATCCTCCTCCTCTTGTCGTGCAGGGCCGGGGCGAGCTGGAACGGCTGATGGGCCTGCTCCGCGTTTCGGCCGACGGGCCGGAACGGAAGGCCtgggcctgggcctgggccgggccTAGTCAGCACCAGCCACGAGGCGAGTAGCGAGCTGGAGTCAGACCAGACCAACCATATCACCCCGCTCCTCGCACGCCCTCTCCCCAAAATCCCTCccctccgcgccgccgccgcaggaaCCGGAAGCGCCTACCTCGATCAAGATCCAGGTACATCGTGCACCTCCGCCGCCCTCTTTCTCCTCAAGTTGTGCTAGTTTCCCCCGCCGTCTTCCCGTTGGTTAGTTTCTTTTTTGCTGGCGAGGACCCCGTGGCTTGCTTCGGCCGCTTGCTCTTCGTGTTCCGCTGGATCTCCGCTCTGTAGCGAGCCCTGGAATCCATCTTTTTTTGAATCGTCTCGTCTTGTTTGCGGCGGATTTATTTTGCCTTCTATTTTACGTTGGAGTTGGATTTGCTGCGTGCTGGAATATCCGATTTCCTGGGCGCCCCTTCGTTGTTTTGAGGAATTTGTAAATTCCCGCTCCGTGCTGGCCGTCTGTGGTAATTTCCGGGCGACAGGTTCCAGCTTCTTTGCTGCGGAGCTATGATTTGCCTGTCCGGCGTGTTGCTTAGGGTTTTGCTGTGGGACGATTTCGCGCGGATCTCAGATTCATTTACTACCTCACGTCCTCAGCGATAGGGGTCTTTACAGCTTGATGAGTAAATGGTGGCTCCTGATTTCTACTTAGTGTCTTAGCTAACTTCCCTTGATATATGGTGCGAGGTGGCTTCAGTTTCTTATTACAGCTTGCGATGTTAGATGCTGCAACTGCTGTGATGTTCCAACTGCGGACTGCCATATAGTTGTTAGTTGTGTAGATTGAGCCTCGGTTCGATTTTCTACTAGTTGGCTTGTCGGATTAATTGGAGGGTTCAGATATATGTTTGTACTCTATTTACTGTCTCTTAACTACAGGGTTCAATCATATTGTGTGTACTTAAGCCAGATTTTTTACTTTTTTTCGTTATAAAATATACTGATGGAAGCTTCTCATTTGTTCAGGAGATATGCCTCGCTATGATGACCGCTATGGGAATACACGCTTGTATGTTGGAAGATTGGCTCCCCGCACCCGATCCCGAGACCTAGAATATCTTTTCAGCAAATATGGAAGGTAAGAACCCCCTGCGCGGAGAGTTGCTCTGAAGCTCAGTGCTACTTCTTGTTATGAGGGTCAGACACCAGTTCTGCGCTAGTGCATATCACGAGCAGGTCATGCTAACTCTGTGTGGTTAAATTTTATTGTACACAGCTACATATCAATCCAGCTAAAATACACTAGCAAAGCTAGGGTCCTTCCTATTTTGTTCTTAATAGGTGGTTTATGAAGGTGTTGGGTTTTGTGATGCCTGAAGTCATTCTGAAGTTTTTGTGGGTGGGGCCATACAATTCTTTTTTTCTTGGTGTATGCTCTGTTCATCACTAAGCACAACATAGATGTTTGACCTCCGGGCCTTTTTGACTTGAATGATCTTGTTGAAGGTTGTCGGTTTTTTACACAACCATGGAGGTCTGTGGTGGAAGGGTGCCCTTGGTGGAATTGGTGGCCATTGTTCCAAAATTTGTGGAGGACTTTGGTGAAGGGCGCCCTTGGTGTAATCTTATTGACTGTTGTAGATGAAGTTGCAAGTTGGTGATGCATTTGAGTACTTGACTCATGTCAGCTTACTGTTTGTGGAAACCATTTGCGCAGAATACGTGAAGTGGAGTTGAAGCGCGACTATGCATTCATTGTATGTGTTCTTTACTACCCTTAGTTCAATTCTGCAACTGTTAGCATTTTAATGTTAGCGTACTCATATTATGGAAATTGAGAAAACACATTTATTTTACATTTTGTATTCTTTATTTTGTCCCTTGGTTAATTGCAAAACAGGAATTCAGCGACCCCCAAGATGCTGATGATGCGCAGTACAACCTAGATGGCAGGGAAGTTGATGGAAGCCGCATTATTGTTGAATTTGCTAAGGGGGTAAGTTGGTGTCCTATCAAAATCTCTCTGTTTATCAAGCTTCCGCTGAAACGAGCATATGGATATTgaacttatgattttccaaaataACTCGTGTTTGCAGGTTCCTCGTGGTTCTGGTGGTTCACGAGAATATATGGGAAAAGGGCCTCCACCAGGAACAGGTCGTTGTTTTAACTGTGGAATTGATGGTCACTGGGCAAGGGACTGCAAGGCTGGTGACTGGAAGAACAAATGTTACCGCTGTGGCGAAAGGGGCCATATAGAAAGAAATTGCCAGAACAGTCCAAGGAATCTCAGGTGTTTATTGATATAAGCCTATTCAGCTACATTCCGCTGCCATATGGCACTTAATCACATTTTAGCGTAACATTGAATGTTTTTACTAAGCATTTGCTTGATAAATATGTTTAGGCGTGAGAGAAGCCATTCACGGTCTCCATCCCCACGCCGTGGACGGGGCCGCAGCCAGAGCTACAGCAGAAGCCGGAGCTATAGGTATGCTCAGGAAAGGAAACCCCTCGTGTTATTTCTCTATAGGCTTTTTCGATTGTGTtagttgttttttattcttttttatctTTCATTTCTGATTGTAAACCAGCTTGTGTTAACAATCCTTCTATTACAATCAGCCGATCCAGGTCCCCATCTGGATCTCCGAGGGGTGGACGCCGTGACCGTGACGAGAGGAGATCAAGGAGTCTTAGCTACAGCAGGAGCGCAAGCCCTAGGCGTTCTGTCTCTCCTGCAAAGGAAAAGGAGCGCAGCCGCACACCTGATGGCAGCAGGAGCCCAAGGAGCCCCAGCGCAAGGGATGATGTGAGCCCACCACCAAAGGATAATGGTGCACGCAACGGCTCAGACCGTGAAGACAGCCCTGGGACCAgggagaacagcaagaggagtAGGAGCCCATCTGACGGCTACCGTAGCCCTGCGGCCAATGGGCGCAGCCCGAGCCCTAGGGATGACCGTAGCCCAAGTCCCAAGGGCAACAACGGCGATGATGAGCGCCGTGGCTCACCAGGAGGAAGTCGGTCCCCCTGAACTGAAAAGCTCCCAACTAATTTGGGACGCAGTGTGCCGATTCGGTTTCAGTCTGAGACAGCAAACTGTATTTGCTCATTTCTAAGACTTATTATGCCTTTTGAGCTAGAAACTTGTGTAAGAATTTGTTGCCCTAGGGCTATGCCTGGTTTGTTATATGGTGATATTTGAACTATTTAGCCTGCCAAATCTGAATATTGAACTGCCAAGTATCTTGAGTGAGTTTGCCTGCTTGGTAAGCTGCAATGTTTCTCAAAGTATCTTGGAATGCATGGTTTTAAACTCAAGGATGCAAGTGCAAATCTCCAATTTATATTTCAGTGATTGCCTGAACGGTTTTCTCCTCACGAGGATTACTCGACTTCTGTTTGCATGAATCTTTAACTTGAGAGGGTGCAGATTGTCACTTGCAAGGATAACTCAATAACTGATATGGTGGTGAAGGTTGAAGaagttaggccctgtttagttccacttcattttgccaaatttttcaagattttctgtcacatcgaatctttagacgcatgcatgaagcattaaatataaaaaaaaaataaaattaattatacagtttagacgaaatcaacgagacgaatcttttaagcataattagactatgattgaacactaattaccaaataataaCGAAAAGCGCTACAAttgcattttgcaaaaaaaaaattgcatctAAACTGGGCCTTACCTGTAGAATCTCAGCCGAAGCCGTCTTTTTCTCAAAGAGTCGTAGCACTGTAGCAGTTATGGTCGTCGAACCAGGATCCCCCCACCCCAGGTATATCTCCGTTGTACCTATAATTTTCGACTGGATTCAAACACGTACCATTTCTTGTGTTACTCCTGGAGTGGACACACAATCACTGCATGCATTTGAGCTGGCAAAGGGCTTTTGTGGTTGCAACAAATTCCATACATCGTTTTGGAGGAATCTGACCTGAGCCAATCTCCTACACAGGCCGAACGTAAGCCCACTACTACAACTATTACCACTACAAGTAGTATGCCCAAAAGTAAACAAAGCAGTCACGGTGCATTCGGCGTGCGTCCCCGCCCTATTGCAGGCACAGTTTCGAAGTGGACAAACTTCCGGCCAGGGAATTCACTATTGCCATCTCTAACGAGAATATAAGCCACGAATAACTTGGCACGTTCCTTTCTTCCTATGCCCGATAATTCTTGTACCGAATTATAGGGGCGACTGCGGTTTATGAGAACAGAAGTAGAGATCTGCTAATGGGTAAAAGGATCCACCTTCACAATCCATTTCAAGGCAGATGTTCAAGGCACCCCGATCGGGCGCATGCCCAGCCCCGAAGGCCGTCAAGCTAAAGGTGCTTGATGTGTGTAACTGTTTATCCGAAATATATACTCCACGTCATATTAGACCTAAATATTTGTTGTAAAAAGGCTCCCTGGTCCGAATTATTGGGATTTATATGATCTATGACGATGTGGCGTGTCCGCGCGTGGTGAATCCGTTCGAATGTGCTTAGTGCTCGGTAGCATACTAGCAGTGGGCCAGTGGTACTGCTTTCAACATCGTATACTGAAGCAGTGGTAGTAGTGCCACTCGTAGAAATGGCACAAAGAGCCCACGGTTTTTGGCGATTGCAAGCAAAAATAGCAGAAAAAACTCATAGAAATGGCACGAAGAGCTATCCATTCTTGGCTATTGCAAACTAAAATGCCTCAAGAACACAGAAATGGCAtgattctcaaaaaaaaatgaaGAGCTTACGATTCTTGGCTATTGCAAACTAAAATAGAAGAAAAGTATGCATGACTACACCGAAGTGTTGCAAACctacatgatatatatatatatatatatatatatatatatatatatatatatatatatatatatatatatatatatatatatatatatatatatatagagagagagagagagagagagagagagagagctactaccctgtagctggctacaaaaataacttattctgtagctactttgagttacgataattactatgttaatttacgagattatagtaactccttactaagtggtttactataacgttatggtaaatattcccatgtgttatagtaactcaactatcggaaatatgtattgacattatcgtaaattagtatataaaattatcataaatggaggtggaataacttattttgtagctggctattgaatatactatatatatatatatactgtttcAACCTATCGTGTGACTATGCTTGTGTCAGTCCTACTCAGTACAtaccgtatgcatcactagctcGCTTCAGAACCAGGCTAACCCGGTCTTCTCCCTTCCTATCCCCTGCCACGCACACACAGGACTCAGACTCTATCGTCTTCCCAGACAGTTCCAACCGAAGGGAACACTTATCTGCGCACACATGGTTCTCTATAAATgccgctaccagggctaacacgagaacgacacacgcagaggtttctcctctagggtccatATCAAAGAGACAATGCCCCGTATGAACGAGCTTAAAGAAAGGCAGCTtaaagaaaacccacatacttctagcttAGAACTGCGAGTacgtgttctcggcttttaattttatgcttcttttttcgttaagattatttgataattaggattctatgattgcagcaaccatttcgtcttcatttgtgttaatcttgccaaaaatctgctcgaggtgtgggactcgaagaaaaaactatttcatcatctggatgcactggtggcagtgctgaattagtaagcgatcctaataactatcattttctaatcacacataccgctttctaatgtttctccttttaatgttgctcagtatccgaagaagacatatcggtgggatgccggtcccattcaaggttgtcgaaatggaggggaagtacctatcacagccgacgggaaacaatgaatgcatgttttatgtaatgtgggcaatgcttcgctacatcggcgggaaatcagaagaagccgataagttggtgtgtataatctccattccatttatgtttgttaataatttaacaaaatgatttactattcctctttggatatcatcttttttgaacgacagcgcaagaaatttaagcacgaaaggcttctagccatggagatcgtcgcactacaatcgaagctggcaaaattcatcttagccgaggtattggaaaaagatggagtattttccattgcacaatccgtgaagtacaagaaccagtatggcctagagcggctcgccagattattgtaggaagtccgagaagcatgtgtgaagtccaataacatttcttttttattttgagagattgagacgtggataagaacatttgaattataATCGTAACAttacccgattccacgaaaaaatataaattaaaataaattataaaacaataaaatacgaacgggccatcaccatcggttagcaacaaactgacagtgttgtcgtaaccatcactgccggttagaagcaaaccgacagtgttgccttactcaacactgccggcttgaaccataaaccgacactgatagttataagaacactgccggtttgatccatgaactaacactgatatttactacaatactgtcagtttgatccatgaaccgacagtgtaggcttgctcaacactgctgccctgagccaagaaccgacactcttaaagcaaccgtcactgtcggttgaCACTACAACCCGAcaatgttgttcaactggacactgccggacggagccaggaaccgacactgtttcctgtagatcagtgtcggtttttaaggaccggtagtgatgtcaacccccatcactaccggtatgccactgtcggttcaaaatccgacagtgaaatGGGTTTTTAAGCCGACAATGATGTCCAGATGGGGTAGTGAATGCTCGGTAGCATGCTAGCAGTGGTACTGTTTTCAACATCATATACTAAAGCAGTGGTAGCAGTACCACTCGTACAAATGGCATGAGGGGCACACGATGTTTGGCTATTGCAAAATAAAATTGCATAAAAAAAACTCATACAAATGCCATGAGAAGCTATCCATTCTTGGCTATTGCAAACTAAAATGCCTAAAGAACTCATAAATGGCATGAAGAGCTCACAATTCTTGGCTGTTGCAATCTAAAATAGAAGAAAAGTATGCATGTCTACAAGGAAGTGTTGCAACCCTACAAGAAATATATATGTTGGCATAAGAGATGAAGCGGCTAGCAACGGATATTGCTATGTGTTCTTGTGTGTTTCCTAGGAAATATTTTGGTGGCCAATTGAGTTATTTATTTTGAGATATTGAAGTAGACCAATTTTTTGATGAAAAAGGGAGGATGAGTCGGAGCTAAAATTTTTGCTTTTCTTCGTGTTTCTAAGAAGTAGGCACGGAGTGCATCCTTTTTGCAGGCTTTTCTTCTTGCTTCCAAATTTGTGTTTCCAAACAGAAAGGACATTCGGTCATCCACTGCGATAGCTTTTGTGCCTTACAAAGAGAACAGTTACCACGGCCTACTCCATTAACGAATCCTAATTGTTGAGCTCTAAAAATAAAAAAGCCTACCGTCATGCATCCATTCCACCCTCCTCTGCTAGTCACTCCAAACCCTAGCATCGTAGTGGCTCCTTGCCAAGGAGCTGCTCAATCCAACCCTAGCACCATCACTATTCCTTTGCCAGGAAGCTGATCAATCGCATGCTGGTCATCCATCGTAGCCAAGGATCTGCTCAATGTCCAGAAGACGGTCGTCGGGAGTTGCTCAATCGGCCACTTGGCCTCAATCATCGCCAAGAAGCTACTCAAGGCTAGAAGGTGGTTGTTGGGAGCTGCTCGATGGCCACAAGGTGGTCGCACAAGACTAAGAGTAGAGAGGCAGTTATTAAAAAATAACAAGTATTTTCCTAGGCTTAATTGTAAACTCTCGATCGATGCTTGTATATAATTACTAGGTAAATTCACATGCATTGCAACGGAAAAAATAAGGTCATGATAATGTAAGTATGAACATGTATTTAACTACTACCCAAAAAATGACACTCGCAACATCATTATATAGGTCTTTATGAAAAATGAATAATTATAGTATTCAAGTTTTGATATCCAGCTCGCTTACTAGTCAAAGGTAGTTTTGCCAGCTTACTGCCCCACCCTTGCACCTCCTCAGAAACCGACTAGTCGGATGCGATCCTCGCGCCGACCCCCTTCGTGCTCGTACGTACGAGCAGATCGGCGCCCCACGCTTGTTTTAGCCCAGTCGGTCCAGGTAAgtcaattttttttctatttattgtttcctttttctttttgtttcctttctgctatttctttttcctttttgttttctcttttattttttgttttgttcTATTATTGTTGTCatattttattcttttttatttttctttattttcatcttttattctttttcttttcttctatttcttttttcctttcctttcttttttctttttttctttcttggtggtcttttattattctttttgtttcctttttctatcttcatttttattatatgttttccttttcttttttttcttttctttcattcatttattttccttttatttttttctatttaTAATTTTATGTTTCACTTTTTTATTTACAGGTACACGCGATGTTTGTGTAGTATATGTGTAATGTTTTATGATGTATTTTTTGATATCCATGAGCAGAAAGGTGATGGTATacaatgtattttgtgatgttcagtaagcatatatattgatgttctaggatatattttgtgatgttcggtgatattttttcttctttttatttgactctaattaattacttcgctaattttattaatttattttatatttcttgatattttgtgatgtttaagtagtatacatatgatgttctatgttatgtgatgttcgtgtagtgttaatgtgatgttctacgatgtatttGTGATGTTTAATAGTATATGCTGATGTTCtaggatattttttatttttttatttttttacattttatgatatatatatatatataatgttcaCTTAGtttatacatatgatgttctatgctatTTTTGTGATGTTCGTGTAGTGTTAATGTGAGGTTCTACGATGTTCCACGAAAAAAATAGCGCGCTATTTCGacgctatagcggcgctatagcggcCCACAGGAACTGGCGCGACGCAATTGCTCATTTTTGCGCTATGCGCGCTATTGCCGCTATTGCACGCTAAAGCGTCGCTAAGTGCGTTTAGCGCCATAGCGCCGCTAACCAGCCGCTATTGCTGGATGTCCCAAAATTGCTCTGCCTGTGCTGTGGACGTGGAATGCAAAGTGTGTACTTCATGAGTTTATGACTTTATGCATTTAAACTTTAAAGTTTAATCCCTTTATGATTGTTTGGCTTTGCATGTATGAACCTCATGTGGTTATGTTGTCTGTTTGGCTATCTGCTACTTTACTCTTATGATTATTACGGTGGATGTTATCAGTTATCACTTATGACTTATGAGTTATGAGTTATCAGATTGAGACATTGAGTGATTGACAGATTTTTATGTTTTCTAGAATTGTAAACAAATAGCGCGTTATAGCGTGCAAATAGCGTCGCTATAGCGTGAGCAGTCAGTTAACGCTACTGCATTTAGCTGCCGCTATAGCGGAGCCATAGCGCCGCTATAACGTTCGCTATAGCGCCAATAGCACCCAGGATAACCTCACGCTAAAATTGATAGCTCACGATTAAAAATGTGGACGATGTTTTATGATATTCTTTAGTATATATGTAATTTTTTCTAAATATATCTAAGTGGGATCTTGATTTGAAGGATTTATTGTAAGAAACATAGCGGCGTAATCAAAATTTAATTTAGATGCATATTTTGGTAGTTATAACTTTTTAAAGTTTTTAAACCACTTATGCATGCAACTGTGATGATGATGGGGCATACATCTCCTAGGCGGGCCGCCTGCTGCCATAATTATTTTTTTCATCAACGTGGGGGAGCAGGAGAGGGGGTCAGCGCAAAGATTCCTTCCACCCGGGTCGGCACCTAAGCGTCACCGCACCTCCCTCCCCCATGTGAGCCTCCAACCTCCCCCCAAAGCTAGTAATAATAGAAACCCCTTGCCTCAAAGATATGTCAGCAGTAATAGCTCTTATAGCACACTACAAAATTATGTATTTTGAAATAGCTCCAAGTTTCATGCCCATTCTAGAATTTTTTAATAATATCCATTGTCAATCAACATATGCATTCAATCAAAGATTCTAAATAGTCAAAGGCAA harbors:
- the LOC136517833 gene encoding serine/arginine-rich splicing factor RS2Z33-like, which gives rise to MPRYDDRYGNTRLYVGRLAPRTRSRDLEYLFSKYGRIREVELKRDYAFIEFSDPQDADDAQYNLDGREVDGSRIIVEFAKGVPRGSGGSREYMGKGPPPGTGRCFNCGIDGHWARDCKAGDWKNKCYRCGERGHIERNCQNSPRNLRRERSHSRSPSPRRGRGRSQSYSRSRSYSRSRSPSGSPRGGRRDRDERRSRSLSYSRSASPRRSVSPAKEKERSRTPDGSRSPRSPSARDDVSPPPKDNGARNGSDREDSPGTRENSKRSRSPSDGYRSPAANGRSPSPRDDRSPSPKGNNGDDERRGSPGGSRSP